ACGATGATCGCCTGGATGTTCATGGCGCAGTCCGTCACCCCCACGCCGACGCCGAACAGCAGCAGGATGGCAGCCAGCAGGCGCGGATCCGGAACGATCGCCAGCAGCGGAGTGGTGAGCAGCACGATCGCCATCGCGGTAACAATCACCCGACGGCAGCCGTAGCGGCTGGTCAGCATCCCGGTGAGCGGCATCGCAATTAACGCCCCCATCCCCAGGCACAGCAGCAGCGAGCCAAGCGTGGCCTCGTTAACGCCGGTATTGGCTTTGGCGTAAGGGACCAGCACCGCCCAGGTGGCGGTCACGTAGCCGGCAATAAAAAAGACGATCCGGGTGGCAAGCCGATGGACGGCTCCGGTGGTCTGAGGGGTCATTTCACATCCTTATAAGGTTTCAGTAACGGGGAGGCCGGTATTTTGCGCTGCACCTGCTCCCCGGGGCGCGAATTTGCGGTCACAGGCGCAAACAGAAAGCCGTCATGGGGGTTGGTGGCGGGTACCTGCTGACGGTAATCATCATAGTATTTCATCGTGACGCTCCGGTTTCGGGCCTGGTGGATTGACAGAGCGCGCCGTCATGCAACATTATGCGCATTGTTGCTCGATTCAAATCCAGAGAAGATAATTTATGCTCGATTATGCAGCTTTCCCGGAACAACGACAAGATCTGATCCGCCAGATCCTGCAGGAAAATGGCAGAGTGGTCTGCGCCGAACTGGCGACCCGGATGCAGGTGTCGGAACATACCATTCGCCGGGATTTACATGAACTTAGCAAAGAGGGGTTCTGTAAGAAGGTCTACGGCGGGGCGGTGCTGCAGCTGGCGGATGCCGGAAATTTCTACAGCCGCGAGCAAAAAAATCACGCAAAAAAAGTCACGATCGCGCAGAAAGCGGCAACCCTGATCAAAGCGGGGAGCTGCATTTTTATCGATACCGGCACCACCAACCTCGCGCTGGCGAAGGCCCTGCCGCCGGATCTGGCGCTCACCGTGGTGACCAACTCTCCGGCCATCGCCGCGGAGCTGCTGCGCCATCCCCTGTGCGAGGTGATCATCACCGGCGGCCAGATCCAGCGGACCTCTGGCGGCGCGGTGGGGGCCACGGCGGCGAGTCAGATCCAGGGGATTATTTTCGATCAGGCGTTTATCGGCGGCTGCGCGATGGATCCGGGGATGGGGCTGACCGGGTTCGACTTTGCCGACTGCGAGTTCAAGAAGGCGGTGATCGGCCAGAGCAGCCAGACCATTGTGGCGCTCACCACCGATAAAATCCCCGGCGTGGCGCGCTTTGTAGTGGCGAAAAGCAGCGATATCGACGTGCTGGTGGTGGAGGCGAGCCTGGATCAGGAGGCGATCGCAGCTTTTGCGGCGCAGGATGTGCAGGTTATCAACGTCTGATGGGGGTCGCCTGGAAAGCGCAAAATACCTAACATTAACAGCAAAATCTTAGCGGCACCCTTCGTAGAACAATCTACGTTAGTAAATATCTCAGTACTAAAAGCTGCATAAATTTTACTCCCTTTCTTCTTAACTCCCTGCGATTATCATGGTCTTAGTGATTTAACTTAAGGGAAGACGATGAACATACGTTATCCGGTACGGAAAGCCGATGGTCGGGAGTATAAGAACTATGACGAGTTGTTAACTGACACTC
This Leclercia sp. S52 DNA region includes the following protein-coding sequences:
- a CDS encoding DeoR/GlpR family DNA-binding transcription regulator gives rise to the protein MLDYAAFPEQRQDLIRQILQENGRVVCAELATRMQVSEHTIRRDLHELSKEGFCKKVYGGAVLQLADAGNFYSREQKNHAKKVTIAQKAATLIKAGSCIFIDTGTTNLALAKALPPDLALTVVTNSPAIAAELLRHPLCEVIITGGQIQRTSGGAVGATAASQIQGIIFDQAFIGGCAMDPGMGLTGFDFADCEFKKAVIGQSSQTIVALTTDKIPGVARFVVAKSSDIDVLVVEASLDQEAIAAFAAQDVQVINV